ACGAGCGTCAATCCGAAATACCACTACGTTGTTGGATCCCTGGTTGGCAGCTAACAGCCAGCCTCCCGTCGGATCGATCGCAAAATGGCGCGGAGTCTTGCCTTGTGTGGGCACCTGCCCCTGTAGAACGACCGTGCCGTTTGACCTGTTAATGGCAAAAACGGCAATGCTGTCGTGGCCTCGATTGGAAGCATAGAGGAACCTGCCGTTGGGATGGACGGCGATTTCGGCACAAGTGCTCGTCCCTGCAAAATCCTTCGGAAGAGTCGAGGCGGTCTGCAGTTCCGTCAATGATCCCTCTTTCCGGCTGTACGCAAAAACGGTCACGGTGGAGCGCAGTTCGTTGACGACATAGGTGTATTTGCCATCCGGGCGAAAAGCCAGGTGGCGCGGCCCCGAGCCTGGCTCGAGTTTCGCTGCGAACACAGGCGGCGTGGAGAACGCAATTCGCGCTCTGTCAAATCCATAGACAAACACTTTATCGAGACCCAGATCCGGGACGAGGCCGAGTCGGCCGTCGGGCGAGAGGACGACCTCATGGGCATGAGGTCCCTGTTGCCGCTGGGGATTGACACTGCTGCCGGCATGCTCCACCAGGCTGGATGCGTCTGACAGGCTGCCATCCTTCATAATAGGAATTGAGGCGACGCTGCCGGCGCCGTAGTTGGCCACAAACAGAGCTATTCCGGTCCTGTCCACGGTCACGTGGCAGGGCGAATCACCCTGCGTCGACATCCTGTTGATGAACTGTAGCATGGCGGGCCGCTTGCCCACCCTGTAGGCGCTGATGCTGCCGGCCCTTCTTCCCTGGAAATTGGAGATTTCATTCACCGCGTACAGAAACTGCCGATTCGGATGGATGGCGAGAAACGACGGATTTTCGGCCTCGGCTGCCAGGCCAACGGTTGCTGCCTTGCCAGCCGCCGGATCGAACCGGAAGGCGTAGATGCCCCGGCTCTGCTGCCGAGTGTAGGTGCCGACATAGACGACATACCCTGACGGGTGCACAGTTTCTCCAATACCATGATCAAACCACGCGGCAATCGCCAACGCCGTGAATGTCGTCGCCACAAGGAAGCGTGCGATTTGTCTCATCGGTGAGACCCCAGATTTGATATAAGAGGTTTTTCATTATAATCGGTGGCGTTTACGGATCCGGAGGGAAAATGCCCTGGAGCCAAAATTACGATCCCCTGCACTTCTGGCCGGCCTCGACCGCAATGGCGGCCATGCCGGTATTGACGCTGTTTTTCGTACTTCTGGTGCTGAAGAAAAAGGTGTGGATCGCAGCCCTGGCAGGCATCGTTATGGCAATCGCACTCGCCGGACTCGCGATTCGGATGCCCGCGCCTTTGATTGCCAACGCGGCGCTGCACGGATTCGTATTCGGCTTTTTCCAGATCGCCTGGCTTGTCATCGGTTCCATATTCCTTTACAACGTCGCGCTCGAAACCGGCCAATTTGAGGTCATGAAGGAATCGATTGCCTCTCTTTCGCAAGACATCCGTCTGCAGATGATCCTGATTGCCTTCTGTTTCGGCGCCTTTTTGGAGGGCACCGGCGGCGGGGGTGCACCCGTGGCCATCGCTGGCTCATTCCTGATCGGACTCGGATTCCCGCCGTTTAAGGCCGCGACGATCTGCCTGTTGGCAAACACCGCGCCGGTGGCCTGGGGCGGCGTAGGAAATCCGGTGCGGGTGCTGGCCGGGGTCACCGGGCTGCCCGAGCACGCATTCAATGCCATGCTGGGGAGAATTCTGCCGCCGTTCTCCCTCATGCTGCCGGTGTGGCTGATGCTCGCCAGCTTCAGCTGGAAACAGACGCGCGAAGTGTTGCCGGCCCTGGTCGTCAGCGGGGTTTCCTTCGCCGCGGTCCAGTTTGCGTGGGCCACGTACGGCGAGACTGGGCTTGTCGATATCGTGGCCGCGATCTTCTCGCTGTTGGTCATGGTGGGATTCCTCAAGTTGTGGCGGCCAAGGAACATCATGTCCGGCGACTCCTGGGAGGTCCAGGTCACCGCGACGAGCGCTTGCGCAGGCGGGACCAACGCATCCAGGTCCTCGAATGCTCAAGTTGTCGCGACCCGGCATTCCGTCGGTGCAGTCCTCAAAGGATGGTCGCCCTTCATTCTCGCTTCCCTGCTGATCTTTTTTTATGCCATGCCGACGATCAACCGGCACTTGAAATTCAGTGCCCTCACCTTTCCGCTTCCGGGCCTGCACAACCAGGTTGTCCGCGTGCCTCCGGTCGTGCCGCAACCCGCACCAGAAGAGGCGCGGATAAACCTGAATTTCCTGGCGTTGCCCGGGACTGCACTTTTTCTTGCCGCTTTCGCTACGGCGCCGTTTCTCGGTGTATCGCTGCGCAGGGCGCTCGACATCCTGATTCGTTCCTTTCGACAGCTGGGCCCCTCGCTGCTCGCGATCAGTTGTATGGTTGGACTGGCCTACATCACGCGTTATTCCGGAATGGACACTATTCTCGGGCTGACCTTGACCCGCACTGGTTGGGTGTTCCCGCTGTTCGGAACCCTGTTGGGATGGCTCGGGGTGGGATTGACGGGAACCGATGCCGGATCCAATGCACTGTTCGGGAATCTGCAGAAAATTACCGCGGAGCAGCTCAGTATAAGCCCGGTCTTGATGGGCGCGGCCAACAGTGCCGGCGGGGTGATGGGGAAAATGATCTCCGCTCAAAGCCTGGTTGTGGCGACGGCAGCTACCGGGCAGGCGGGCAAAGAAGCCGACATGTTCCGCTTCATTTTCAAGCACAGCATAGTCCTCGCGGTGCTGGTCGGCCTGCTCGTCATGCTCTACGCGTATGTGATTCCCTGGATCGTGCCGGTCTGAAGTCGTTTTCGAGTAGATTAGTGCCAGAAACGGGAGAACCCAAATGAAGACAAATCGCCGCGCTTTTGTGAAAACGCTGGCCACCGCAGGAATCAGCGCCACCGTTCTGCCGGATGCAGGGCCCGCCGCAGCCCGGCAGTACTTGCCGCCTGTCGTCGGCGGATCGACGTCTAACGTGTCCGCACTCGGACGCAAGACCGGACTGAAGATCAAGAGCATCGAGAGTTTCACCCAGGGGACGAACCTCGGGATCGTGCGCGTCCGCAACGATGACGGATCGGAGGGATACGGTCAACTTTCGCCCTATGATGTCGATATCTCTGCCACAGTATTGCACAGGAAGATCGCATCGTTGGCGCTGGGCAGGGACCCGGCCGATCTGAACACGCTCGTCGACCAGTGCATCGAGGAGAACTACAAATATCCATGGTCCTTCATCTGCCGTGCGTTGACAGGCCTGGACACGGCCATCTGGGACCTGCTCGGCAAACGAGAGCGCAAGAGTGTATGTGAACTGCTGGGAGGGAAGCCCGGACCTTTCCCGGCTTACGGTTCCAGCATGAGCCGTACCATCAAGCCGGAGGAGGAAGCACAACGCCTGCTGCGGCTGCGGGACAGCCAGGGATTCATGGCTTTCAAGGTCCGGCTCGGAAAGGTGAACGGGCACGACGAAGATCAGTGGCCCGGGCGCACGGAAGCCCTCATCCCGGCGGTGCGCAAGGCGCTGGGAGCCGGAGTCACGTTTCTGGGCGACGGCAACAGCTGCTTCACCCCGCCCAAGGCTATTCAGGTGGGCCGGATGCTCGAGCAGCACGATTTCGGGCATTTTGAAGAACCCTGTCCTTATTGGGAACTCGAGTGGACGGCTCAGGTCGCAGAGGCTCTGAAGATCCCGGTTGCGGGAGGCGAACAGGACAACGACCTCGCCCAGTGGCAGCGCATGATCCGCATGCGCGCGGTGGATATCGTCCAACCGGACATCTGCTACATCGGCGGACTCACCCGGGCGCTCCGCGTAGCCGCGATGGCGGAAATGGCGGGGCTCAAGTGCGTGCCGCACTCCGCGAATCTTTCCATGGTCACGGTTTTTGCCCTACATATGATGGGCGCCATTGCCAATGCAGGGCCGCACGTGGAGTTCACAATCGAGAACGACCCATGGACAAAGGACCTTTACCAGCCGGCGCTGCAGGTGCGCGACGGCAAAGTCGCAATCCCCGCCGGTCCCGGCTGGGGGGTCACCATCAATCCGGAATGGCTGAATAAAGCGAAGCGTGAGATCAGCGATCGCTCCTGAGGCGATCTGATCGACAAGTTCGTGGATATCGGGAGAACTTATGTATTCCACAATCCTGTATCTTCTTTTCTTAGTGCCCCTCGTGATGCAAGCCAGTAATTATTCCGCACAGCAGGTCACGATCGACGGCATCGAGGTGATCCAGCTTAAGGACAACGCGCACAAGATCGAGGTTTCCGTTGTGCCGTCGCTCGGCAACAACGCTTACGAGATCAAGGCGAACGGCAAGCACGTCCTTTGGTCGCCGTATCAGAATCTCAAGGAGTTTGCTGACAAGCCGGTTATGCTGGGCAATCCGCTGCTGGCCCCGTGGGCAAACCGGATCCAAGGGGATGGATATTGGGCCAATGGAAAAAGATTCCTGCTGAATCCGGAACTCAAAAACTACCGCTACGATGGCAACAAGAATCCGATGCACGGCCTGCTGGTCTATGCACGGGAATGGAAGGTGATCCGCATTCAGGCCGACGGCCGATCGGCCACCGTGACCTCCCGCCTGGAGTTCTGGCGCCGGCCGGACTGGATGGCCCAATTCCCCTTCGCGCACAACATCGAGGTGACCTACCGCCTGATGGATGGCGCCCTGGAAGTGGAAACCGCAGTTGAAAACCTGTCTTCGGATTCCATGCCGCTCTCGCTGGGCTACCACACCTACTACCAGATCGAAGATTTGCCGCGCGACGACTGCAGGATTCATGTGCCGGCACGAAGCCAGGTGATGGTCTCGGATGCGCTCATTCCGACCGGAGAGATGAGGCCGGCAACACTGTCCGATCCTCAACCGCTGCGCGGCCAGGCCCTCGACACCGGATTCACCGACCTCGTGCGAGACGCCGCAGGCCACGCCGAGTTCTGGGTGCAGGGGAAACAACAGAAGATCAGGATCGTCTTCGGCGCAAAATACGATGTCGCGGTCATATACTCCCCGCCGGGACGCAATTTTATCTGTTTTGAGCCCATGGTCGGCACGACCAATGTCTTCAACCTGGCGCATGCGGGGCTGTTCAGGGACCTGCAGAGTATCCCGCCGGGCGGTTCCTGGAAGGAGAGCTTTTGGATCATCCCGGAAGGGTACTAGTCCGAAAATGCGGTTCACTGTTCGTTGACAGCGGGGCCGATCAACATTTATAAGTGTGCAGCATCCATCGCAAAGGAGAACCATCATGTCCGGGCTTTTTTCACGCAGGAGTCTATTTCATCTGGCAGGATTAGCGGCAGGATCCATGCTTGGGAGCCGCTACGCCTGGGCAAGCCGGCAGCAGCCCAAGACTCAAACAGCAAGGCCGTTCGGCGACACCGGCCGCACGCCGCGGGGGCACCCCGATCCGTTCCCGGCAGTAGCCACGCGTTCCAGCGTATCGCTTGTCCACGGTGACGACCGCCGCAAGAACGTTTATGAAGCCCTGATGGCAATCGACGAGCAGATCAAGCCGAAGCTAAAAAGTAAGAAGTACGTAGTAATCAAGCCTAACAACGTTGCAACCAACAATCAGCTGGCGGCCACACACGCGGATGCGTTGCGCGGCATTCTCGATTACCTCGAACGACGCTTCAAAGGTCCCGTCATCATCGCGGAATCTTCGGCCGGCAACAC
The sequence above is a segment of the Terriglobia bacterium genome. Coding sequences within it:
- a CDS encoding L-lactate permease, with the protein product MPWSQNYDPLHFWPASTAMAAMPVLTLFFVLLVLKKKVWIAALAGIVMAIALAGLAIRMPAPLIANAALHGFVFGFFQIAWLVIGSIFLYNVALETGQFEVMKESIASLSQDIRLQMILIAFCFGAFLEGTGGGGAPVAIAGSFLIGLGFPPFKAATICLLANTAPVAWGGVGNPVRVLAGVTGLPEHAFNAMLGRILPPFSLMLPVWLMLASFSWKQTREVLPALVVSGVSFAAVQFAWATYGETGLVDIVAAIFSLLVMVGFLKLWRPRNIMSGDSWEVQVTATSACAGGTNASRSSNAQVVATRHSVGAVLKGWSPFILASLLIFFYAMPTINRHLKFSALTFPLPGLHNQVVRVPPVVPQPAPEEARINLNFLALPGTALFLAAFATAPFLGVSLRRALDILIRSFRQLGPSLLAISCMVGLAYITRYSGMDTILGLTLTRTGWVFPLFGTLLGWLGVGLTGTDAGSNALFGNLQKITAEQLSISPVLMGAANSAGGVMGKMISAQSLVVATAATGQAGKEADMFRFIFKHSIVLAVLVGLLVMLYAYVIPWIVPV
- a CDS encoding lactonase family protein, whose protein sequence is MRQIARFLVATTFTALAIAAWFDHGIGETVHPSGYVVYVGTYTRQQSRGIYAFRFDPAAGKAATVGLAAEAENPSFLAIHPNRQFLYAVNEISNFQGRRAGSISAYRVGKRPAMLQFINRMSTQGDSPCHVTVDRTGIALFVANYGAGSVASIPIMKDGSLSDASSLVEHAGSSVNPQRQQGPHAHEVVLSPDGRLGLVPDLGLDKVFVYGFDRARIAFSTPPVFAAKLEPGSGPRHLAFRPDGKYTYVVNELRSTVTVFAYSRKEGSLTELQTASTLPKDFAGTSTCAEIAVHPNGRFLYASNRGHDSIAVFAINRSNGTVVLQGQVPTQGKTPRHFAIDPTGGWLLAANQGSNNVVVFRIDARTGQLAPTGEFVVVPSPSCIIFVAS
- a CDS encoding mandelate racemase/muconate lactonizing enzyme family protein codes for the protein MKIKSIESFTQGTNLGIVRVRNDDGSEGYGQLSPYDVDISATVLHRKIASLALGRDPADLNTLVDQCIEENYKYPWSFICRALTGLDTAIWDLLGKRERKSVCELLGGKPGPFPAYGSSMSRTIKPEEEAQRLLRLRDSQGFMAFKVRLGKVNGHDEDQWPGRTEALIPAVRKALGAGVTFLGDGNSCFTPPKAIQVGRMLEQHDFGHFEEPCPYWELEWTAQVAEALKIPVAGGEQDNDLAQWQRMIRMRAVDIVQPDICYIGGLTRALRVAAMAEMAGLKCVPHSANLSMVTVFALHMMGAIANAGPHVEFTIENDPWTKDLYQPALQVRDGKVAIPAGPGWGVTINPEWLNKAKREISDRS
- a CDS encoding aldose 1-epimerase, with the protein product MYSTILYLLFLVPLVMQASNYSAQQVTIDGIEVIQLKDNAHKIEVSVVPSLGNNAYEIKANGKHVLWSPYQNLKEFADKPVMLGNPLLAPWANRIQGDGYWANGKRFLLNPELKNYRYDGNKNPMHGLLVYAREWKVIRIQADGRSATVTSRLEFWRRPDWMAQFPFAHNIEVTYRLMDGALEVETAVENLSSDSMPLSLGYHTYYQIEDLPRDDCRIHVPARSQVMVSDALIPTGEMRPATLSDPQPLRGQALDTGFTDLVRDAAGHAEFWVQGKQQKIRIVFGAKYDVAVIYSPPGRNFICFEPMVGTTNVFNLAHAGLFRDLQSIPPGGSWKESFWIIPEGY